One Doryrhamphus excisus isolate RoL2022-K1 chromosome 17, RoL_Dexc_1.0, whole genome shotgun sequence genomic region harbors:
- the LOC131105686 gene encoding protein rapunzel-like — MSSPLEKVVAQKKQSIEAAMDMLERGAEVMAGAVGELFPLCEAAAPVLRLALDNVQSKEVFYVKEQFLTVRNSLDVLSSQLEDIDCEIKKGRLDSQYFSVEENIRNQFRKYMDIIEAKEQFREVKTKLFLEHFSKSGGEKNLFVLYDALMGNNSFAESILDVVEKYVSRNRRLLEDFCVHMKELLCLGLIALLGHSALTRDQEEEQDKLQEWSRKMDEMESRMKRTIESCIAAFPEQAKLDAQHLLQEKQTENLQDTTQELLDFLVKKYDWVSWSVRLINHAGSTYRKWRAGEHFHHVAGRNWFEVLQVNNINLVVSFSTRPRSVPRDLVLQMMEGQARKGNAPAVVDVLEKQLSGFVVHAVSRHKESAAAWSFPEECHYWERHKNVAVCVHSD; from the exons ATGAGCAGCCCACTGGAGAAGGTCGTGGCCCAGAAGAAGCAGTCCATCGAGGCCGCCATGGACATGTTGGAAAGGGGCGCCGAGGTGATGGCCGGCGCCGTCGGCGAGCTCTTCCCTCTCTGCGAGGCCGCCGCCCCTGTCCTACGTCTGGCCTTGGACAACGTCCAGAGCAAGGAGGTCTTCTACGTGAAAGAGCAGTTCCTGACGGTGAGGAACAGCTTGGACGTGCTCTCCAGCCAGCTGGAGGACATCGACTGCGAGATCAAGAAGGGGCGTCTGGACTCTCAGTATTTTAGCGTGGAGGAGAACATCAGGAACCAGTTCAGGAAGTACATGGACATCATCGAGGCTAAGGAGCAGTTCCGGGAGGTGAAGACCAAGCTTTTTCTGGAGCATTTCTCCAAAAGCGGAGGGGAGAAGAACCTGTTTGTGCTCTACGACGCTCTGATGGGAAACAACAGTTTTGCAGAGTCCATCTTGGACGTGGTGGAAAA GTACGTGTCGAGGAACCGCCGCCTTCTGGAGGACTTCTGCGTCCACATGAAGGAGCTCCTCTGCTTGGGTCTGATTGCTCTGCTGGGCCACTCGGCTTTGACCCGCgaccaagaagaagaacaggacAAGCTCCAAGAGTGGAGCCGCAAGATGGATGAAATGGAGTCCCGCATGAAGAGAACCATCGAGTCCTGCATCGCCGCTTTCCCCGAGCAAGCCAAGCTGGACGCTCAGCATCTCCTGCAGGAGAAGCAAACCGAGAACCTCCAGGATACAACCCAGGAGCTTCTCGACTTCCTGGTGAAAAAGTACGACTGGGTGAGCTGGTCCGTACGCCTCATTAACCACGCTGGGAGCACCTACCGAAAGTGGCGCGCCGGCGAGCACTTCCACCACGTGGCGGGACGCAACTGGTTCGAGGTGCTCCAGGTGAACAACATCAACCTGGTGGTGTCCTTCAGCACTCGGCCGCGGTCGGTGCCGCGGGACTTGGTTCTGCAGATGATGGAGGGTCAGGCCAGGAAGGGCAACGCCCCCGCCGTGGTGGACGTCCTGGAGAAGCAGCTGAGCGGCTTCGTGGTGCACGCCGTCAGTCGTCACAAGGAGTCGGCGGCGGCGTGGAGCTTTCCCGAAGAATGCCACTACTGGGAACGCCACAAGAACGTGGCCGTGTGCGTACACTCGGACTAA
- the LOC131105687 gene encoding protein rapunzel-like, which produces MMEEEIIEDRAKLKQGLVKVLECVATISSAAAVVNPIFGVAGSLIRVVLHHIDDEDIRTLKREFGSVNRALDELSHKNRKALVEIQKETLDGQYCPVEENLKNQFRKFMELVEARPEHSERKKDDFMESYANDLGDQNLHTLYDGVVGKRKLFSRPILEVYLKHSGGDRRTMERLCTRLTYLFCIGLIALMGYAAVIGDDDAGLSEEWAEKMEHVQEKMQQALRMCH; this is translated from the coding sequence atgatggaagAGGAGATCATCGAGGACCGGGCCAAGCTCAAGCAGGGCCTGGTCAAAGTGCTGGAGTGCGTGGCCACCATCTCCTCGGCCGCCGCCGTGGTCAACCCCATTTTTGGCGTGGCGGGCTCGCTGATCCGCGTGGTGCTGCACCACATCGATGACGAGGACATCCGCACACTCAAGCGCGAGTTCGGCTCGGTCAACCGCGCGCTGGACGAGCTCTCGCACAAGAACCGCAAGGCGCTCGTGGAGATCCAGAAGGAGACGCTGGACGGCCAGTACTGCCCGGTGGAGGAGAACCTGAAGAACCAATTCAGGAAGTTCATGGAGCTTGTGGAGGCGCGGCCGGAACACAGCGAGCGCAAAAAGGACGACTTTATGGAGAGCTACGCCAACGACCTCGGCGACCAGAACCTGCACACGCTCTACGACGGCGTGGTGGGCAAGCGCAAGCTCTTCAGCCGGCCCATCCTGGAGGTCTACCTGAAGCACTCTGGAGGCGACCGACGCACCATGGAGCGCCTGTGCACGCGCCTCACCTACCTCTTCTGCATCGGCCTCATCGCCCTCATGGGCTATGCCGCCGTCATCGGCGACGATGACGCCGGCCTGAGCGAGGAGTGGGCCGAGAAGATGGAGCACGTTCAGGAGAAGATGCAGCAGGCGCTCCGCATGTGCCACTGA
- the LOC131105685 gene encoding uncharacterized protein LOC131105685 yields MNLAQSTSLHSHLRDEEALVVENAIRLAVDSILNVLYGVNSSRSREYQRMVADRDKEIQRLEGRLREMEREAHTLRRCGGGGCACTLLSGSEREQVISSATGERQAAEERAEGGDTEPEVGEQEQQQQQQHCELSLSLGLFANPPSHVPPLSQEASASLPFAPVSRLVPELDSADPSGVSEDSRKSPSASSSGVAVKEEPCDIDSVLIKWEMSEERFREHQERDSGLCWDEDQLERMDGMNYGEVDSVAHQMTEAEQLRNRKKRVSMAELSEEAQRLKRAAWRAASRRYYARKVARQQSLLARPGPFHHQTAPHYAASTSSSHCLAFGNKKKRAPISTLPQESQAQQREAWRASSKRYYYARKMALHQTEPSQYPLQHIEPPEPPGEAQDEVNSYADSGGLGGIMCS; encoded by the exons ATGAATTTAGCTCAGAGCACCAGCCTCCACTCGCACCTCCGCGACGAGGAGGCGCTGGTGGTGGAGAACGCCATAAGGCTCGCCGTGGACTCCATCTTAAACGTGCTTTACGGGGTCAACAGCAGCCGCAGTCGGGAGTACCAGAGGATGGTGGCCGACAGGGACAAAGAGATCCAGCGTCTCGAGGGTAGGCTACGCGAGATGGAGCGCGAGGCACACACCTTGCGCcggtgcggcggcggcggctgcgCGTGCACGCTGCTCTCCGGAAGCGAGCGCGAGCAGGTCATCTCGTCCGCCACAGGTGAGAGACAGGCCGCGGAAGAGCGGGCCGAAGGCGGGGACACAGAACCGGAAGTCGGAGAGCAggagcaacaacaacagcagcagcactgTGAACTGAGTTTGTCTT TGGGCCTCTTTGCCAATCCACCTTCACACGTGCCCCCCCTGAGCCAGGAGGCGTCGGCAAGTCTCCCCTTTGCTCCCGTGAGCCGATTGGTCCCGGAGCTGGATTCGGCAGACCCCTCGGGCGTGTCAGAGGACTCCAGGAAGTCGCCGTCGGCGTCTTCCAGCGGCGTGGCCGTCAAAGAGGAGCCGTGCGACATCGACTCTGTGCTCATCAAGTGGGAGATGAGCGAGGAGAGATTCAGGGAGCACCAGGAGCGAGACAGCGGTCTTTGCTGGGATGAAG ACCAACTGGAGCGCATGGACGGGATGAACTACGGGGAAGTGGATTCAGTCGCACACCAGATGACAGAGGCGGAGCAACTGAG GAACAGGAAGAAGCGAGTCTCCATGGCGGAGCTATCAGAGGAGGCCCAGCGGCTGAAGAGGGCGGCATGGAGAGCGGCCTCCAGGCGATACTACGCCCGCAAAGTGGCCCGCCAGCAGTCGCTCCTGGCGCGCCCCGGCCCCTTCCACCACCAGACGGCTCCCCACTACGCcgcctccacctcctcttcGCATTGCCTCGCCTTCGGGAATAAAAAGAAGCGGGCGCCCATATCCACGTTACCTCAGGAGTCGCAGGCCCAGCAGAGGGAGGCGTGGCGAGCCTCCTCCAAGAGGTACTACTACGCACGTAAAATGGCTCTGCACCAGACCGAACCCTCGCAGTACCCTCTGCAGCACATAGAGCCTCCAGAGCCTCCAGGAGAAGCACAGGATGAGGTGAACTCGTACGCCGACAGTGGAGGACTGGGAGGAATTATGTGTAGTTGA